Proteins from one Cydia fagiglandana chromosome 13, ilCydFagi1.1, whole genome shotgun sequence genomic window:
- the LOC134670388 gene encoding probable ATP-dependent RNA helicase DDX56: MGEEKKVMFHEMELDDRIIKAIAQLAWSEPTLIQKTAIPLLLEGKDVLMRARTGSGKTAAFTIPVIQKILHLNNTSKHQCIRALILSPSKELCGQIASVIADLTLKCAREVRCIDISANGDMQTQKALLSDKPDIVVATPSKALAHLKAGNMRLKEDLAMLVVDEADLVFSFGYEDEIKELLGHLPKIYQAVLASATLSDDVLSLKKIVLRNPVTLKLEEPELAAGARLQHYHVHAEEDDKAAILYALLKLNLIRGKSIIFVRTVDRCYKLKLYLEQFKIGSCVLNSELPAAVRCLSVDQFNRGRYQIIVASDEKALEKPDGGILPLEERKTKKKQASKRRRDKESGVSRGIDFQHVANVINFDFPLDVDSYVHRAGRTARGNESGSVLSFVSIREKPLMEAVEEHLSAGVKGNKVLQKYEFALEEVEGFRYRSRDAWRAVTRIAVREARLKEIKQELINCKKLQGYFADNPLELAALKRDRALHTVRAQPHLAHVPEYLLPAALRPEPGPEPDRDDKEAVAPPAKKKRGNFGSAKRLKHQARQSNPLRSFAVSNIKKTPATGDT, translated from the exons ATGGGTGAAGAAAAGAAGGTTATGTTTCATGAAATGGAGCTGGACGACAGGATAATTAAG gcTATAGCGCAGTTAGCGTGGTCCGAACCGACCTTGATTCAAAAAACTGCGATACCCCTGTTGTTGGAAGGAAAAGACGTCCTAATGCGTGCTCGAACGGGCTCTGGAAAGACGGCCGCTTTCACCATTCCTGTTATACAGAAGATCTTGCATCTTAATAATACCAGTAAACACCAGTGCATCCGGGCTTTAATATTGTCACCAAGCAAGGAGCTTTGTGGGCAG ATTGCATCAGTGATAGCAGACTTGACCCTCAAATGTGCGCGAGAAGTGCGATGTATAGACATCTCAGCCAACGGAGACATGCAGACACAGAAGGCGCTGCTCTCCGACAAGCCCGACATTGTTGTGGCAACCCCATCAAAAGCCTTGGCACACCTAAAGGCCGGCAACATGCGCTTGAAGGAGGACCTGGCGATGCTGGTGGTGGACGAGGCAGATTTGGTCTTCTCCTTTGGTTATGAAGACGAGATCAAGGAGTTGTTGGG ACACCTGCCAAAGATCTACCAAGCGGTCCTGGCGTCGGCCACGCTGTCCGACGACGTGCTGAGCCTCAAGAAGATCGTGCTGCGCAACCCCGTGACCCTCAAGCTGGAGGAGCCCGAGCTGGCCGCCGGCGCCAGGCTGCAGCACTACCACGTGCACGCCGAGGAGGACGACAAGGCGGCCATCTTGTACGCGCTGCTCAAGCTTAACCTGATCAGGGGGAAGAGTATCATCTTTGTGAGGACTGTGGATAGGTGTTATAA GCTCAAACTATACCTAGAGCAGTTCAAGATCGGGTCGTGCGTGCTGAACTCGGAGCTGCCGGCCGCCGTGCGCTGTCTCTCCGTCGACCAGTTCAACCGCGGCCGGTACCAGATCATCGTGGCCTCCGACGAGAAGGCCTTGGAGAAGCCCGATGGAGGCATTCTGCCACTTGAAGAGAGGAAAACCAAGAAAAAG CAAGCATCAAAGCGTCGGCGTGACAAAGAGTCGGGCGTGTCCCGCGGCATCGATTTCCAGCACGTGGCGAATGTCATCAACTTCGACTTCCCGCTCGACGTCGACTCCTACGTGCACCGAGCCGGCCGCACGGCACGAGGAAACGAATCG GGGTCAGTGCTGTCGTTCGTGTCGATCCGCGAGAAGCCGCTGATGGAGGCCGTGGAGGAACACCTCTCCGCTGGCGTCAAAGGGAACAAAGTTCTACA GAAATACGAGTTCGCGTTGGAGGAGGTGGAAGGGTTCCGGTACCGCTCGCGCGACGCGTGGCGCGCCGTGACGCGCATCGCGGTGCGCGAGGCGCGCCTCAAGGAGATCAAGCAGGAGCTCATCAACTGCAAGAAGCTGCAG GGCTACTTCGCGGACAACCCGCTGGAGCTGGCGGCGCTGAAGCGCGACCGCGCGCTGCACACGGTGCGCGCGCAGCCGCACCTGGCGCACGTGCCGGAGTACCTGCTGCCCGCCGCGCTGCGCCCAGAGCCCGGCCCGGAGCCCGACCGGGACGACAAGGAGGCCGTCGCACCGCCCGCCAAGAAGAAGAGGGGCAACTTTGGGAGCGCCAAGAGGCTGAAGCACCAG GCGCGCCAGAGCAACCCCCTCCGCAGTTTCGCCGTCAGCAATATAAAGAAGACACCCGCCACCGGCGACACGTAA
- the LOC134669836 gene encoding uncharacterized protein LOC134669836, whose amino-acid sequence MFRRAPYWELALQHLLFVWMVIYSVHFWVVLVRLVKLLVDVAYDETMAALYEPEQFRSPRNKYVLEQCAVWCVSAVPLAACVRARRRPRPPPLMIWITTSPWQRREMGPHGYYLQRPAPPPAPPAAQLRTPRRAFSAPQLAQHHNTRKHSKSI is encoded by the exons ATGTTCCGGCGCGCGCCTTACTGGGAGTTGGCCCTGCAG CACCTACTGTTCGTGTGGATGGTGATCTACAGCGTGCACTTCTGGGTGGTGCTGGTGCGGCTGGTGAAGCTGCTGGTCGACGTCGCTTACGACGAA ACCATGGCAGCACTATACGAGCCGGAGCAGTTCCGGAGCCCCCGCAACAAGTACGTGCTGGAGCAGTGCGCCGTGTGGTGCGTCAGCGCGGTGCCGCTCGCCGCCTGCGTGCGCGCCCGGCGCCGCCCAAGGCCGCCGCCGCTCATGATCTG GATAACGACGTCCCCCTGGCAGCGGCGCGAGATGGGCCCGCACGGGTACTACCTGCAGCGGCCGGCGCCGCCCCCCGCGCCCCCCGCCGCGCAGCTCCGCACCCCGCGCCGCGCCTTCTCCGCCCCGCAGCTGGCCCAGCACCACAACACTCGCAAACACTCCAAGTCTATCTGA